Proteins encoded by one window of Winogradskyella sp. PG-2:
- a CDS encoding MBL fold metallo-hydrolase, with amino-acid sequence MKALKSTLVLILIIALFNCKSEKENSEIAINNDSITKEENVKVIPITHGTLVLETESEVIYIDPTGGAEAFKGQKNSTLVLITDIHGDHLRKSTLEALKLNDVTIIGPKAVTDKIPSTTSKTIVTINNGDSYNHNTINIEAIPMYNLREEALKYHSKGRGNGYVLTVNNERIYISGDTEDIPEMRNLENIDKAFICMNLPWTMTVKNAANAVLEFKPKSVYPYHYRGSESMNDVELFKKLVNEGNSAIEVLLLDWY; translated from the coding sequence ATGAAAGCTTTAAAATCCACATTAGTATTAATACTTATTATAGCGTTATTTAATTGTAAAAGTGAAAAAGAGAATTCAGAAATTGCAATAAATAATGATAGTATAACCAAAGAAGAGAATGTTAAGGTAATTCCCATAACGCATGGCACTTTAGTTTTAGAAACAGAGTCCGAAGTTATTTATATTGACCCAACTGGTGGTGCTGAAGCTTTTAAAGGACAAAAAAATTCAACTTTAGTCTTAATTACTGATATACATGGTGACCATCTAAGAAAAAGTACACTTGAAGCATTAAAGCTTAATGATGTTACTATTATTGGTCCAAAAGCTGTTACAGACAAAATTCCAAGTACCACAAGTAAAACTATAGTTACTATTAATAATGGTGACAGCTATAATCATAATACTATAAATATTGAGGCTATACCAATGTATAATTTACGGGAAGAAGCCTTAAAATATCATAGTAAAGGAAGAGGAAATGGTTATGTTTTAACAGTAAATAATGAACGCATCTATATTTCAGGTGATACTGAGGATATCCCAGAAATGCGAAATTTGGAAAACATAGATAAAGCATTTATATGCATGAATCTTCCATGGACAATGACTGTAAAAAATGCTGCAAATGCCGTTTTAGAGTTTAAGCCAAAATCTGTGTATCCTTATCATTACAGAGGTTCAGAAAGCATGAATGATGTGGAATTATTTAAGAAATTGGTAAATGAAGGGAACTCTGCTATCGAAGTTTTACTTTTAGACTGGTATTAG
- the ettA gene encoding energy-dependent translational throttle protein EttA, producing the protein MSDDKKVIFAMSGLTKTFQGANTPVLKNIYLSFFYGAKIGILGLNGSGKSTLLKIIAGVDKNYQGDVIFQPGYTVGYLEQEPQLDDEKTVMEVVREGAAETVAILDEYNSINEQFGLEEVYSDADKMEKLMNRQAELQDQIDAAGAWELDTKLEIAMDALRTPDGDKKIGVLSGGERRRVALCRLLLKEPDVLLLDEPTNHLDAESVHWLEHHLAQYKGTVIAVTHDRYFLDNVAGWILELDRGEGIPWKGNYSSWLDQKSKRMAQESKTASKRQKTLERELEWVRQGAKGRQTKQKARLKNYDKLMSQDQKQLDEKLEIYIPNGKRLGTNVIEASGVAKGYDDKLLYDDLNFNLPQAGIVGVIGPNGAGKTTIFRMIMGEETPDKGEFKVGETAQIAYVDQKHSNIDPEKSIWQNFSDEQELVMMGGKQVNSRAYLSRFNFSGSEQNKKVKLLSGGERNRLHLAMTLKEEGNVLLLDEPTNDLDVNTLRALEEGLENFAGCAVVISHDRWFLDRICTHILAFEGDSQVYFFEGGFSDYEENKKKRLGGDLMPKRIKYRKLVR; encoded by the coding sequence ATGAGTGATGATAAAAAAGTAATATTTGCAATGTCTGGTCTTACAAAGACCTTTCAAGGTGCTAATACGCCAGTTTTAAAAAATATTTATTTAAGCTTTTTCTATGGAGCTAAAATAGGAATCTTAGGTCTTAATGGTTCTGGTAAGTCCACGTTATTAAAGATTATCGCAGGTGTTGATAAAAACTATCAAGGAGACGTTATTTTTCAACCTGGCTATACAGTTGGTTATTTGGAACAAGAGCCACAATTAGATGATGAGAAAACAGTAATGGAAGTAGTTCGTGAAGGTGCTGCAGAAACTGTTGCAATATTAGACGAATACAATAGTATTAATGAACAGTTTGGTTTAGAGGAGGTTTATAGCGATGCAGATAAAATGGAAAAGCTAATGAACAGACAGGCCGAACTACAAGACCAGATTGATGCAGCAGGTGCTTGGGAACTAGATACAAAGCTTGAAATTGCTATGGATGCATTACGTACTCCAGATGGTGATAAGAAGATTGGTGTACTTTCAGGTGGTGAACGTCGTCGCGTTGCTTTATGTCGTTTATTATTAAAAGAACCAGATGTTTTATTATTAGATGAGCCAACTAACCATTTAGATGCGGAATCAGTTCATTGGTTAGAACATCATTTAGCACAATATAAAGGTACTGTAATCGCAGTGACGCACGATAGATACTTTTTAGATAATGTTGCTGGTTGGATTTTAGAACTCGATAGAGGAGAAGGCATTCCTTGGAAAGGGAATTACTCATCTTGGCTAGATCAAAAGTCTAAGCGTATGGCTCAAGAAAGTAAAACAGCCTCTAAACGTCAAAAAACTTTAGAGCGAGAGCTAGAATGGGTAAGACAAGGTGCGAAAGGACGCCAAACTAAGCAAAAAGCGCGTTTAAAGAATTATGATAAGTTAATGAGTCAAGATCAAAAACAACTTGATGAAAAACTTGAAATATACATACCAAATGGTAAACGTTTAGGAACTAACGTCATCGAAGCATCAGGTGTTGCTAAAGGTTACGATGATAAATTATTATATGACGATTTAAATTTTAACCTTCCTCAAGCAGGCATTGTTGGTGTTATTGGACCTAATGGTGCTGGTAAAACAACTATTTTTAGAATGATAATGGGTGAGGAAACACCAGATAAAGGCGAATTTAAAGTTGGTGAAACGGCTCAAATCGCGTATGTAGATCAGAAGCATTCTAATATAGATCCTGAAAAATCAATATGGCAAAACTTCAGTGATGAGCAAGAGTTGGTTATGATGGGTGGGAAACAGGTAAATTCTAGAGCATACTTGAGTCGATTTAATTTCTCTGGAAGTGAACAGAATAAGAAAGTTAAATTGCTTTCTGGTGGTGAACGTAACCGCTTACATTTAGCAATGACACTAAAAGAAGAAGGTAATGTATTGCTTTTAGACGAGCCAACTAATGACTTAGATGTCAATACATTAAGAGCGCTTGAAGAAGGCTTGGAAAATTTTGCTGGTTGTGCAGTTGTGATTAGTCATGATAGATGGTTCTTAGATAGAATATGCACACACATCTTAGCTTTTGAAGGAGATTCTCAAGTCTATTTCTTTGAAGGTGGATTTAGTGATTACGAAGAAAATAAGAAGAAACGTTTGGGCGGAGATTTAATGCCAAAACGTATTAAGTATAGAAAATTAGTTAGGTAG
- a CDS encoding CAL67264 family membrane protein, protein MAMNKNTVLAWATTIMVIVGLGLIALGAFRYDDVAGWGFAAVGIGFFAIAWVFNALKGRV, encoded by the coding sequence ATGGCAATGAATAAAAATACAGTGTTGGCTTGGGCTACTACAATTATGGTTATTGTTGGATTAGGACTGATTGCTTTAGGAGCATTTAGGTATGATGACGTTGCGGGTTGGGGATTTGCAGCAGTAGGAATTGGCTTTTTTGCTATTGCATGGGTGTTTAATGCTTTAAAAGGACGCGTATAA
- a CDS encoding serine hydrolase domain-containing protein produces MIFRSIKNIYSIVVFVLAFTACAQEKYRNTSLKPINHSEYNLDSLKSVLNSYVDRKQLAGLQTAIHHKGELIHYDSYGYANIERKKPLNEQSIFRIFSMTKPITSVGLMQLYEQGEFKLDDPLHLYIPEFENMTVFNEDNEIVPTKNAIKVIDLLRHSSALVMAEVQTQT; encoded by the coding sequence ATGATTTTTAGAAGCATAAAAAATATTTACTCAATAGTTGTATTTGTATTAGCATTTACGGCTTGCGCACAAGAAAAGTATAGAAACACTAGCTTAAAGCCTATAAACCATTCTGAATATAATTTAGATAGTCTAAAATCTGTACTTAATAGTTATGTGGATCGTAAACAATTAGCAGGTTTACAAACTGCTATACATCACAAAGGAGAACTCATACATTACGATTCTTATGGTTATGCTAATATTGAAAGAAAGAAACCTTTGAATGAACAAAGTATCTTTCGCATTTTCTCTATGACCAAACCTATTACGTCAGTTGGATTAATGCAATTATACGAACAAGGTGAATTTAAACTTGATGATCCTTTACACCTTTATATACCAGAGTTTGAAAACATGACCGTATTTAATGAAGATAATGAAATTGTACCTACTAAGAATGCTATAAAAGTTATTGATTTACTTAGACATAGTTCTGCATTAGTTATGGCAGAAGTCCAAACTCAGACTTAA
- a CDS encoding serine hydrolase domain-containing protein, with translation MDKISKLPLLFEPGTAYEYGHSTEICGYLIEVLSGQPVENYLQEHILNPLNMKDIRFQLPKEKIKHFTTGYRAGNNGSLEIAELPEESMFINQPNFIRAGGGLVSTTNDYINFCKMLLNKGSLYGHQFLKPETIDLMTKNHLASVREHTPRLRILPNETGFGLGFSIAEQDNGSVVYGWGGAVGTYFRVDPEKDLAYIMMIQISPYRQLFLRETFQTLVNDVIKNKKNIHN, from the coding sequence ATTGATAAAATAAGTAAGCTCCCTCTTCTCTTTGAACCAGGAACTGCTTATGAATATGGGCACTCAACTGAAATTTGTGGTTATTTGATTGAGGTCTTAAGTGGACAGCCTGTAGAAAATTATCTTCAAGAGCACATTTTAAATCCCTTAAACATGAAAGACATACGCTTTCAACTTCCTAAAGAGAAAATAAAACATTTTACAACAGGTTATCGGGCCGGTAACAATGGAAGTCTGGAAATTGCAGAATTACCAGAAGAAAGTATGTTTATAAACCAACCTAACTTTATTAGAGCTGGTGGCGGCTTGGTTTCTACAACTAATGACTATATTAATTTTTGTAAAATGCTTCTTAACAAAGGCTCTCTATATGGTCATCAATTTTTGAAACCTGAGACCATTGATTTAATGACTAAAAATCATTTAGCTTCAGTTAGAGAGCATACACCAAGATTACGAATTTTACCAAATGAGACTGGTTTTGGTTTGGGGTTTTCTATTGCAGAGCAAGATAATGGATCTGTTGTTTATGGTTGGGGAGGTGCCGTTGGAACTTATTTTAGAGTAGATCCAGAGAAAGACTTAGCTTATATTATGATGATTCAGATATCACCTTATAGACAATTGTTTTTACGAGAAACGTTTCAAACTTTGGTGAACGATGTTATTAAAAATAAAAAAAACATCCATAATTAG
- a CDS encoding pirin family protein: protein MQTIIHKADTRGYADHGWLKSHHTFSFSSYQNPERNNFGMLRVLNDDLVQPKMGFGTHPHQNMEIISIPLKGALSHKDSMGNKRAIEVGEVQVMSAGTGLTHSEFNDSKMDEVNFLQLWIIPEEMSVKPNYEQREFPVEDRINKLQTVIAPKDKLEGDALPISQQAYIYRSNLDSGKSIDLNIKSSNNGLYIFVVDGNIEVDGNLLNKRDAIGISDTENIQIKSNGNSELVIVEVPMD, encoded by the coding sequence ATGCAAACAATAATTCACAAAGCAGACACTCGAGGTTATGCAGATCATGGCTGGTTAAAGTCACATCACACATTTAGTTTCTCAAGCTATCAAAATCCAGAGCGTAATAATTTTGGAATGCTACGCGTATTAAATGACGATTTAGTTCAACCAAAAATGGGATTTGGAACACATCCACATCAGAATATGGAGATTATTTCAATCCCGTTAAAAGGAGCACTCTCACATAAAGACAGTATGGGAAACAAACGTGCTATTGAAGTTGGCGAAGTACAAGTAATGAGTGCAGGGACCGGTTTAACACATTCTGAATTTAATGATAGTAAAATGGACGAAGTTAACTTTCTTCAATTATGGATTATTCCAGAAGAAATGAGTGTAAAACCCAATTATGAGCAACGGGAATTTCCTGTTGAAGATAGAATAAATAAACTTCAAACGGTTATTGCACCAAAAGACAAATTAGAAGGAGATGCTCTACCAATTAGTCAGCAAGCGTATATTTATAGGTCGAATTTAGATTCGGGTAAATCCATAGATTTAAATATAAAATCTAGTAATAATGGCTTATACATTTTTGTTGTTGATGGTAATATTGAAGTAGATGGAAACTTACTGAATAAAAGAGACGCTATTGGTATTTCTGACACAGAAAATATTCAAATAAAATCTAATGGAAATTCAGAACTAGTTATTGTTGAAGTTCCTATGGACTAA
- a CDS encoding pirin family protein: MKLNTIHRVGRSDFVNMGPIRLRQPLPTQQIEMVDPFILLHHYGPYEIHEKSNPFDLGPHPHRGFEPVTFLIQGEQLHRDSLGNESVVKAGDVQWTTAGRGIIHAEGPSKAFVKKGGTIEGIQLWLNLPAEKKMMEANYQHVKHEDFRIVTSDDGKIETRIIAGKLNQTFGRIGTQTAINAFMIEAKAGGKQTINFDNSQQGMLYLLKGQTKVNSATTLELNKNQIIQFNQDGDGFSIEAEDNSLLLFLSGEPFNEPVATYGPYVMNNQTEIMEAMRDYQMGKMGFLPTN, translated from the coding sequence ATGAAACTAAATACAATACATAGAGTAGGACGAAGCGATTTCGTTAATATGGGGCCAATACGATTACGTCAACCGTTACCTACACAACAAATAGAAATGGTTGACCCATTTATTCTATTACATCATTATGGACCTTATGAAATTCATGAAAAAAGTAATCCCTTTGATTTAGGTCCTCATCCACATAGAGGTTTTGAACCTGTAACCTTTTTAATTCAAGGCGAACAATTACATCGTGATTCTTTAGGAAACGAAAGTGTTGTAAAAGCTGGGGATGTACAATGGACAACTGCTGGTAGAGGTATTATCCATGCAGAAGGACCATCAAAAGCTTTTGTTAAAAAAGGAGGAACTATTGAAGGCATTCAATTATGGTTAAATCTTCCAGCTGAGAAAAAGATGATGGAAGCAAATTACCAGCATGTAAAACACGAGGATTTTAGAATCGTAACATCAGATGATGGAAAAATTGAAACTAGAATCATTGCTGGAAAACTCAACCAGACTTTTGGAAGAATTGGGACACAAACTGCAATTAATGCTTTTATGATTGAAGCAAAGGCTGGAGGAAAACAGACTATCAATTTCGATAATTCACAACAAGGTATGTTGTACTTATTAAAAGGACAGACTAAAGTCAATAGTGCAACTACTTTAGAATTGAATAAAAATCAAATTATTCAGTTTAATCAAGATGGTGATGGATTTTCAATTGAAGCAGAGGACAATAGTCTGTTGCTATTTTTATCTGGTGAACCTTTTAATGAACCAGTAGCTACTTATGGGCCATATGTAATGAATAATCAAACTGAAATTATGGAAGCCATGAGAGATTACCAAATGGGTAAAATGGGATTTCTTCCAACAAACTAG
- a CDS encoding MarR family winged helix-turn-helix transcriptional regulator yields the protein MGDLAKDINSKFPNNRVKALLNIIYTANWITSCQNEFFKDYGISPQQYNILRILNGAAEPLKVQTIKDRMLERSPNATRLMDKLCAKSYIERLPSEHDRRVVKIIITNEGRDLLKSIPRNLNYDLLKNLNEEEAGQLSNLLDKMR from the coding sequence ATGGGTGATTTAGCAAAAGATATCAATTCAAAATTTCCAAATAATAGAGTAAAAGCATTACTCAATATTATATATACAGCCAATTGGATAACAAGTTGTCAGAACGAATTCTTTAAAGACTATGGTATTTCTCCACAGCAGTATAATATATTAAGAATATTGAATGGAGCAGCTGAACCTTTAAAGGTTCAAACTATAAAGGATAGAATGTTAGAACGTTCTCCTAATGCCACACGATTAATGGATAAACTTTGTGCTAAATCTTATATAGAACGTTTACCATCAGAACATGATAGACGTGTAGTTAAGATTATTATTACCAATGAGGGAAGAGACTTATTAAAATCTATTCCAAGAAATTTGAATTATGATTTATTGAAAAACTTAAATGAAGAAGAGGCAGGGCAATTGAGTAATCTGCTAGATAAAATGCGCTAA
- a CDS encoding NADPH-dependent FMN reductase, which produces MKHIIAFAGSNSSTSINKQLATYAASLVDGVEVKVLDLNDFELPLYGMDHELANGIPDNAKNFLDIIKSTDGIVLSLAEHNGAYATVFKNLFDWMSRIDGKLWSDKPMLLMATSPGGRGGATALEIAQGRFGYMGGNIVGSFSLPSFGDNFSDGKITNQELNSQLLEEVEQFSESL; this is translated from the coding sequence ATGAAACATATAATAGCATTTGCGGGTAGTAACAGTAGTACATCAATAAACAAACAATTAGCGACTTATGCTGCATCATTAGTTGATGGAGTAGAAGTAAAGGTGTTAGATTTAAATGACTTTGAATTACCGTTATATGGAATGGATCATGAATTAGCAAATGGTATTCCAGATAACGCTAAGAATTTTTTGGATATAATAAAATCTACTGATGGCATAGTTCTTTCATTGGCAGAACACAATGGTGCTTATGCAACAGTATTTAAAAACTTATTTGATTGGATGTCTAGAATTGATGGAAAATTGTGGAGCGATAAACCAATGCTACTTATGGCAACATCACCAGGTGGAAGAGGTGGAGCCACGGCTTTAGAAATTGCTCAAGGACGATTTGGATATATGGGAGGAAATATAGTTGGCAGTTTTAGTTTACCATCTTTTGGAGATAATTTTTCTGATGGAAAGATTACGAATCAAGAATTAAATAGTCAATTACTAGAAGAAGTAGAGCAATTTTCAGAAAGTCTTTAA
- a CDS encoding acyl-CoA carboxylase subunit beta: MDIKFNKNEDHNKLLLSDLKKRFAKIKLGGGQKSIDKHHSKGKMTARERIDYLLDSKAKCIEIGAFAGEGMYEDYGGCPSGGVVIKIGYIKGKQCIVVANDATVKAGAWFPITGKKNLRAQEIAIENRLPIIYLVDSAGVFLPMQDEIFPDKEHFGRIFRNNAVMSSMGITQIAAVMGSCVAGGAYLPIMSDEALIVDKTGSIFLAGSYLVKAAIGESIDNETLGGATTHCEISGVTDYKAKDDKDALDRIKNIVDKIGDFDKAGYNRTKAAKPKENPEDIYGILPKSRADQYDMKEIIKRLVDNSEFDEYKEGYGQTIITAYARIDGWAVGIIANQRQLVKTKKGEMQFGGVIYNDSADKATRFIANCNQKKIPLVFLQDVTGFMVGSKSEHSGIIKDGAKMVNAVSNSVVPKFTIVLGNSYGAGNYAMCGKAYDPRLIAAWPSAELAVMSGNSAAKVLLQIEKASLKKKGETITKEKEDELFNEIKSRYDNQVSPYYAAARIWTDGVINPLDTRTWISMGIEAANHAPIEKPFNMGVLQV; this comes from the coding sequence ATGGATATAAAATTCAATAAAAACGAAGATCATAATAAACTCCTACTCTCAGATTTAAAAAAGCGATTTGCTAAAATAAAACTTGGTGGTGGTCAAAAAAGTATTGATAAGCACCATAGCAAAGGTAAAATGACTGCTCGTGAGCGTATAGATTATTTACTAGACTCAAAAGCTAAATGTATTGAGATTGGTGCTTTTGCTGGTGAAGGCATGTACGAAGACTATGGTGGCTGTCCTTCTGGTGGTGTTGTTATTAAAATTGGTTATATAAAAGGGAAACAATGTATAGTTGTAGCCAATGACGCTACTGTAAAAGCTGGTGCATGGTTTCCAATTACTGGAAAAAAGAACCTTAGAGCTCAAGAAATTGCTATTGAAAACAGATTACCTATTATATATCTTGTAGATAGTGCTGGTGTATTTTTGCCTATGCAAGATGAAATATTTCCTGATAAAGAGCACTTCGGGCGCATCTTTAGAAATAATGCTGTGATGAGTAGTATGGGAATTACCCAAATTGCTGCTGTTATGGGAAGTTGTGTTGCTGGTGGAGCTTATTTACCAATAATGAGTGATGAAGCTTTAATAGTTGATAAAACTGGCAGTATCTTCTTAGCAGGAAGCTATTTAGTAAAAGCTGCTATTGGCGAATCTATTGACAATGAAACCTTAGGTGGAGCTACAACGCATTGTGAAATCTCTGGAGTTACCGATTATAAAGCCAAAGATGATAAAGATGCTTTAGATCGCATTAAAAACATAGTAGATAAAATCGGTGATTTTGATAAAGCCGGTTATAACAGAACTAAAGCTGCAAAACCAAAAGAGAATCCTGAAGATATTTATGGTATTCTACCAAAAAGTAGAGCTGACCAATATGATATGAAGGAAATTATTAAACGTTTGGTTGATAATTCTGAATTTGATGAATATAAAGAAGGTTATGGCCAAACTATAATTACTGCTTACGCTCGTATTGATGGTTGGGCAGTTGGTATTATAGCTAATCAACGCCAATTAGTAAAAACTAAGAAAGGTGAAATGCAATTTGGTGGTGTAATTTATAATGACTCAGCTGATAAGGCTACACGTTTTATAGCCAATTGTAATCAGAAAAAAATTCCTTTGGTGTTTTTACAAGATGTGACAGGGTTTATGGTTGGTAGTAAATCCGAACATTCTGGTATTATAAAAGATGGTGCCAAAATGGTAAATGCAGTAAGTAACTCCGTCGTTCCAAAATTCACAATAGTTTTAGGAAATAGCTATGGAGCTGGAAATTATGCCATGTGCGGAAAAGCTTATGACCCAAGGTTAATTGCTGCATGGCCAAGTGCTGAACTCGCAGTTATGAGCGGAAATTCCGCTGCAAAAGTATTACTCCAAATTGAAAAAGCTTCGCTTAAAAAGAAAGGTGAAACAATAACAAAAGAGAAAGAAGATGAATTATTCAATGAGATAAAATCGAGATACGACAACCAAGTATCTCCTTATTATGCTGCTGCAAGAATATGGACAGATGGTGTTATAAACCCATTAGATACACGAACATGGATTAGTATGGGAATAGAAGCTGCAAATCATGCACCTATTGAAAAACCTTTTAATATGGGAGTATTACAAGTATAA
- a CDS encoding MFS transporter produces MNKEATQKQPLYLILLLILAAEAVFILPFVLPRIFRTTYLESFSITQMEIGSCGSVYGIVALISYLFGGPLADRFRPNILMSVALIITGLGGIYLATYPSLYNLHVLYGFWGFTTIFLFWAAMIKATRIWGGTNKQGIAFGFLDGGRGLVAALFGSAGVLIFSFFITKDIELTSIAERRIAFKEVITYTSYAVIAVGIIVFFFLKLNIEKTESSEKAAKLITIENFKLVMKFKAVWLLMIIILCAYYGYKMTNLFSQYAEQVVLYNKIEAAKVGTYLLYMRPVIGVIIGLLADRTKASLWIIIGFLLMALTSLIFALGIISDSTPLLFIMSIGTMAIGVYSARVLYFATLEEAKIPLAVTGTAVGFISVVGYTPDIFTGLVNGYFLDKYNEVTGHQITFGIMFVFALIGFIASYKLYKHSKSSSI; encoded by the coding sequence TTGAATAAAGAAGCAACTCAAAAACAGCCGCTCTATTTAATATTACTACTAATATTAGCAGCAGAGGCTGTTTTTATTTTGCCTTTTGTATTACCTCGTATTTTTAGAACCACGTATTTAGAATCCTTTTCTATTACCCAAATGGAAATAGGAAGTTGCGGCTCAGTTTATGGCATTGTTGCTTTAATATCCTATTTATTTGGTGGTCCACTTGCCGATAGATTTAGACCAAATATTTTAATGTCAGTCGCTCTCATAATTACAGGTTTGGGTGGCATATATTTAGCCACATATCCAAGTTTATATAATCTTCACGTTCTATATGGTTTTTGGGGGTTTACTACTATTTTCTTGTTTTGGGCAGCAATGATAAAAGCTACTCGTATTTGGGGAGGAACAAATAAACAAGGCATCGCTTTTGGTTTTTTAGATGGAGGTCGTGGATTAGTTGCTGCATTATTTGGTTCCGCAGGAGTTCTTATTTTTTCGTTCTTCATAACTAAAGACATTGAATTGACTTCTATTGCAGAACGACGTATTGCTTTCAAAGAAGTTATCACATACACCTCATATGCTGTAATTGCGGTTGGGATTATTGTATTTTTCTTTTTAAAATTAAATATCGAAAAGACTGAATCATCAGAAAAAGCCGCTAAACTCATCACTATTGAAAATTTCAAACTAGTTATGAAGTTTAAAGCAGTTTGGCTTCTAATGATTATTATTCTTTGTGCATATTATGGCTATAAAATGACTAACCTATTTAGTCAATATGCAGAACAGGTCGTACTTTACAACAAAATTGAAGCTGCAAAAGTCGGAACTTACCTATTATATATGAGACCAGTTATAGGTGTAATTATAGGTCTATTAGCCGATAGAACTAAAGCTAGTCTTTGGATTATTATTGGATTCCTTTTAATGGCTCTAACGAGTTTAATTTTTGCACTTGGCATTATAAGTGATTCCACTCCGCTATTGTTTATTATGTCCATAGGCACTATGGCTATTGGAGTTTATTCAGCAAGAGTCTTATATTTTGCTACTTTAGAAGAGGCTAAAATTCCATTGGCTGTTACTGGTACAGCAGTTGGATTTATTTCTGTTGTAGGTTATACACCAGATATATTCACAGGTCTAGTCAATGGTTATTTTTTAGATAAATACAATGAAGTTACTGGACATCAAATTAC